The genomic segment AGAGCAAGTGGCGTCTGGCCGTGCTCGGCGCGTCGAGCGGCGTGGTGGCCGGCGGGATCGTCGACGCCTCGCTCGCCGGCATCGGTTTCGGGGTTTTCGCGGGACTCGGCGCGGTCGCGGGCGGCGCCGTGGGCTGGCAGGCCGCCGAATGGTCGAGCTCGGTGCGCGTATTCCAACTGCCGGGCATGGAACGTATCGGGCTGGCGGGCAAGCGCGTGCAGGTCGGGCCGACCTCCAACCGCAACCTTCCGTACGTGGCCCTCGGACGCGCACGCCATCACCACGCGTTGGTCGAGGGCCGCACGCACGCTCAACGCGACGAGCTCGTCGTCGATCACGAGAACGAGAAGGCCGGCGTTCTGAACCGATTCCCCGACAACATCGACAAGCGTCTCGAGAAGATCTTCCACCGTATCCGGCGCGCCGACGGCCGCTACGACCGCGCCGTGGGTCAGCGCAGCGAAATGATCGAGATCGTCGACGAACTCCTCGAGAGCGATCCGACCGCGCCGTCACGCTGAGAGACCTGTCGCTACTGCTGCCGGATGAAGGTGCCCTCGCGCAGCTCGCGCCAGGCCTGCTCGAGCTCCTCGCGGGTGTTCATGACGATCGGACCGCGCCAGGCGACGGGCTCGCGCAGCGGCTCGCCCGACACCAACAGGAAGCGTGCGCCCTCGTCGCCGGCCTCGACGACGATCTCGTCGCCGCGGTCGAACAACACGAGCGAGCGATTGCCCGCGTACTCGGTGAGCTGACGACCGTGGTCGTTGGGGTCCTCCACGCGCACGTCGCGCGGATCGCTGGCGTCGCGGAAGCGGGCGGCGCCCTCGAAGACGTAGGCGAAGGCGTGCTGCGTGGTCTCGACCGGCAGGGAACGCCGCGTGTTCGGCGGCAGGCTCACGTCGAGGTACCGTGGGTTCGCGGCGATGCCCTCGACCGGACCCCGTTTGCCCCAGAAGTCGCCGACGACGACGCGCACGGCGGTGCCGTCGTCGTCGGTCACGGTGGGTATGTCCTTGGCGTCGACGTCCTGGTAGCGCGGATCGGTCATCTTCTTCGACGCCGGCAGATTCGCCCACAACTGGAAACCGTGCATGCGACCCTGCGGATCGCCGTGGGGCATCTCCTGGTGCAGGATCCCGCTGCCCGCGGTCATCCACTGCACGTCGCCGGCGCCGAGCGAGCCACTGTTGCCCAGACTGTCGGCGTGGTCGACGGTGCCGGCCAGTACGTAGGTGATGGTCTCGATCCCGCGGTGCGGATGCCACGGGAAGCCCTTCTGGAACTTCCACGGTTCGTCGTTGCGGAAGTCGTCGAACAACAGGAAGGGATCGGTGACGTCGGTGTCGCCGAAGCCGAAGGCGCGGTGCAGGTGCACGCCGGCGCCCTCCAGGGTCGGCTCGGCCTGGGCGATGGATCGGACGGTGCGCACGGTGGACTCCTTCGCATCGGCAGCGAGGGCGATCGGAATTCGCGGCCAGACGCTCGCCACCGCCCAACCGGCGGCTGCGGCAGCGGTCGTGGCCAGGAAGCGGCGGCGATCCGGGTCGAATCGGGGCATGGACGTCGGGGGACGCGTTTATGGTTGTTTGAACAATTAATACTGTCCGCCTCCGTTCGCCACCTCGACCCGCGCCCCGTCGATTCGCCGCCGACGGCGTGCTAGGATGCCCGTTCCGCCGTCGACGACCCCCATTTCCGGGAACCGAGTGCCATGAGCGCGAACAAGCTGGCCGAATCGATCGCCCACACCTGGACCTCGAGCATCACCCCCGCCCTGCAGGAGTACATCCGGATCCCTGCACTGAGTCCCCTGTTCGATCCCGACTGGGAGGCCACCGGCGCGCTCGATCGCGCCATGGAGCTGCTCGAGCAGTGGGCACGGGACAACGCCCCCGAGGGCATGACGTTGGAGACGGTCAAACTGCCCGGCCGTACGCCGGTGATCTTCGCCGAGATCCCGGGCAAGGGCGAAGGCACGGCCTTCCTGTACGGTCACTTCGACAAGCAGCCCGAGATGAGCGGCTGGGACGACGACAAGGGCCCGTGGGAGCCGGTGATCGAGAACGGCCGCCTGTACGGCCGTGGT from the Candidatus Krumholzibacteriia bacterium genome contains:
- a CDS encoding pirin family protein, with protein sequence MPRFDPDRRRFLATTAAAAAGWAVASVWPRIPIALAADAKESTVRTVRSIAQAEPTLEGAGVHLHRAFGFGDTDVTDPFLLFDDFRNDEPWKFQKGFPWHPHRGIETITYVLAGTVDHADSLGNSGSLGAGDVQWMTAGSGILHQEMPHGDPQGRMHGFQLWANLPASKKMTDPRYQDVDAKDIPTVTDDDGTAVRVVVGDFWGKRGPVEGIAANPRYLDVSLPPNTRRSLPVETTQHAFAYVFEGAARFRDASDPRDVRVEDPNDHGRQLTEYAGNRSLVLFDRGDEIVVEAGDEGARFLLVSGEPLREPVAWRGPIVMNTREELEQAWRELREGTFIRQQ